The proteins below are encoded in one region of Rhizophagus irregularis chromosome 13, complete sequence:
- a CDS encoding uncharacterized protein (SECRETED:cutsite_VTA-SK; SECRETED:prob_0.8013); SECRETED:SignalP(1-20), translating into MFRFIINSLLFIFFFRIVTASKDFGVVMGKKDFKTTKSLLAVYNQQDADPSDGYHQAEFNLKTDLPSFNPDQSGVESIKCKKGSNGKRKITFNLKDKKAIKDVKEWPERVMLLISHKWKCFGKRSTQFFTATDRVIDESNLSATFAIMRCDYPYNSNDYELNINWVEGVNQSKNKTRRNLEERFGIPFPTINSSNKLGLNILFDSNNGRTSRPNIPIINDGNVRLLCSNCFTKGDATIAVKIRGNIVPPKLKEASISLDGNFLMNLDFTLDASKEKNKRLNRKNTSAKDFQIFSIGLGPFNIPGILNLGPSIDLVAAADATLETGGTLEFGGDLSLPNFSARASFKGDPSFDQSGFTPKVNVHNPDFDVEASATISASLKPQFAFGLSVLNGRVLRQKVGFELVGTLQNSFIFGNCENKKKPRLDSSLGGNVGFFANENNFPIFTFPTLPLLNKCL; encoded by the coding sequence CTTCTTTTTTAGAATTGTTACCGCATCAAAAGATTTTGGTGTTGTTATGggtaaaaaagattttaaaacaACAAAATCCCTTCTCGCTGTTTATAATCAACAAGATGCTGATCCTTCAGATGGTTATCATCAGgctgaatttaatttaaaaacgGATTTACCATCATTTAATCCTGATCAAAGTGGTGTAGAAagtattaaatgtaaaaaaggtTCAAatggtaaaagaaaaattactttCAATTTAAAGGATAAAAAAGCGATTAAAGATGTTAAAGAATGGCCTGAAAGAGTTATGTTATTAATTTCACATAAATGGAAATGTTTTGGTAAAAGGTCTACCCAATTTTTTACCGCTACTGATAGAGTTATTGATGAATCTAATTTATCTGCAACTTTTGCTATTATGAGATGTGATTATCCTTATAATTCTAATGATTATGAACTTAATATTAATTGGGTTGAAGGGGTTAATCAATCAAAGAATAAAACTCGTCGTAATTTAGAAGAAAGATTCGGTATTCCATTTCCAACAATTAATTCGAGTAATAAATTAGGTTTAAATATCTTATTTGATTCAAATAATGGTAGAACTTCAAGACCAAATATACCAATTATAAATGATGGTAATGTTAGATTACTTTGCTCTAATTGTTTTACAAAAGGTGATGCTACTATTGCTGTAAAAATTAGGGGTAATATTGTTCCTCCTAAATTAAAAGAAGCTTCAATTTCTCTTGATGGAAATTTTCTTATGAACCTTGATTTTACTCTTGATgcttcaaaagaaaaaaataaaagacttAATCGTAAAAATACTTCTGCaaaagattttcaaatttttagtattgGTTTAGGTCCTTTTAATATACCTGGTATATTAAATCTTGGTCCTTCAATTGATCTTGTTGCTGCTGCTGATGCTACTTTAGAAACAGGTGGAACTCTTGAATTTGGTGGTGATCTTAGTTTACCAAATTTTAGTGCTAGAGCTTCATTTAAAGGTGATCCAAGTTTTGATCAATCAGGTTTTACTCCTAAAGTTAATGTACATAATCCAGATTTTGATGTTGAAGCTTCTGCTACTATTTCTGCTTCATTAAAACCACAATTTGCTTTTGGTTTAAGTGTACTTAATGGTAGAGTTTTAAGACAAAAAGTTGGTTTTGAATTAGTTGGTActcttcaaaattcttttatttttggtaattgtgaaaataagaaaaaaccaCGTCTTGATTCTTCTCTTGGTGGTAATGTAGGTTTTTTtgcaaatgaaaataattttcctatATTTACATTTCCTACTTtacctttattaaataaatgtttatag